Proteins encoded in a region of the Candidatus Moanabacter tarae genome:
- a CDS encoding D-alanyl-D-alanine carboxypeptidase codes for MIDETSWGPFFEEEAAKIINDHRAPGLAAILLRRGSHNRLERAWGFASLDPERALELDTPIRAGSISKVVTAIAVQQLVESGELDLGIQLSDVLGRQLPYGYGAATIGDLLTHRAGIGERFVRQSTRQAAKIKNLSGFLGESLPPPVAAVGASLTYSNFGVSLAGLAVEVVKGKPFADYARDAIFRPLGMRRATFIPDLKTETELSEGYNWVFGSCRKLPLRHWKVYPASSLVASPRDLGLLMKVFLEDKSLILDQSSSLLDEKTSLLSGLPGMGMAFWLDEMRGQKVIWHTGHMPGHRTGFYLFPDAGFGIILYYNIETNLLRGFLERVVSFAFCDPPHTRGTESGSRQRLNQYCGYYRHSWYPHHHLGKCAALLGKEGEEVQVKERNGRILIEQESYAHLGGDVFLEKKLGKRIGFLRDSYNRVTGLYLGGRDRFERISIATKGRTQMGLAATCALLFFMCSFTILLNMFKGVPILATEIGWGLSLTCLLNLGFGVGIIMMTAQGGSRLIQDAPFPLGFLLAFPLFGFIVWSMTILRVFYSWDTGWIHSAWGYSTVIVACVSEVAFIWFLFYWRLLGWRY; via the coding sequence GTGATTGATGAAACCTCGTGGGGGCCGTTTTTCGAAGAAGAAGCGGCTAAAATCATAAATGACCATCGTGCGCCAGGGCTTGCAGCGATCTTGCTCCGAAGGGGGAGCCACAATAGACTAGAAAGGGCCTGGGGATTTGCCAGCCTCGATCCTGAGCGGGCTCTAGAGTTGGATACCCCTATTCGAGCCGGTTCGATTTCTAAGGTGGTAACCGCAATTGCCGTTCAGCAGCTAGTGGAATCGGGCGAATTGGATTTGGGTATTCAACTCAGCGACGTGCTGGGCCGTCAATTGCCCTATGGCTATGGAGCCGCAACTATCGGCGATTTGTTGACTCATCGTGCTGGAATTGGGGAACGGTTTGTACGGCAATCGACTCGCCAGGCCGCGAAAATTAAGAATTTGTCGGGATTTCTTGGAGAATCCCTGCCCCCGCCGGTAGCGGCGGTAGGGGCGAGTTTAACGTATTCAAATTTCGGTGTTTCCCTCGCTGGGTTGGCCGTAGAAGTTGTAAAGGGAAAACCTTTTGCGGACTACGCCCGTGATGCGATCTTCCGGCCGCTGGGAATGAGGAGAGCCACATTTATTCCGGATCTCAAAACGGAAACTGAATTATCAGAGGGGTACAATTGGGTTTTTGGAAGTTGCCGCAAACTGCCACTGCGACATTGGAAGGTTTATCCGGCCTCATCTTTGGTCGCTTCTCCTAGAGATCTCGGCTTGCTCATGAAAGTTTTCTTGGAGGATAAATCATTAATTCTTGATCAATCTTCCTCCCTTCTAGATGAAAAAACATCTCTGCTTTCTGGATTACCTGGAATGGGAATGGCATTCTGGCTGGACGAGATGAGAGGGCAGAAGGTGATCTGGCACACTGGGCACATGCCGGGACACCGGACTGGGTTTTACCTTTTTCCGGATGCAGGATTCGGAATTATTCTCTACTATAACATCGAAACCAATCTACTCCGTGGATTCCTAGAGAGGGTGGTCTCTTTTGCATTTTGTGATCCGCCTCATACTAGGGGCACGGAATCCGGGTCTCGGCAACGCCTTAATCAGTATTGTGGGTATTACCGACATTCTTGGTATCCCCACCATCATTTAGGTAAATGCGCCGCTCTATTAGGGAAAGAGGGTGAAGAGGTACAAGTAAAAGAACGAAACGGTAGGATCTTGATTGAACAGGAAAGCTATGCCCATTTGGGAGGAGATGTTTTTTTGGAGAAAAAATTGGGAAAACGAATCGGCTTTCTTCGTGACAGCTACAATCGCGTAACAGGTCTCTATCTTGGCGGCCGGGACCGCTTCGAGAGGATATCAATAGCTACGAAAGGTAGAACCCAAATGGGTCTTGCTGCGACATGTGCTCTTTTATTTTTCATGTGCTCTTTTACGATCCTGCTTAACATGTTCAAGGGTGTTCCCATACTCGCAACCGAAATCGGTTGGGGGTTGTCGCTAACCTGTTTGCTCAACTTGGGTTTCGGGGTTGGGATTATAATGATGACGGCACAAGGAGGATCCCGGCTAATCCAGGATGCTCCATTTCCCCTCGGCTTTCTTTTGGCCTTTCCCCTTTTTGGGTTTATAGTTTGGTCGATGACCATTCTAA